In Leuconostoc kimchii IMSNU 11154, the DNA window TTGATTCATTACCAGGTATTGAAAAGGTACGCTCTGGTTATACGGGTGGACACACAGTCAACCCAACTTATGAAGAAGTAAGTTCACATACAACAGGTCATACAGAGGCCGTCAAAATTTGGTTTGACCCTGAAAAGCTGACTTATGATGAACTTGTAACCATTTATTGGGAGCAAACTGACCCAACAGATGCCATGGGTCAATTTCAAGATCGTGGTGATAATTATCGTCCAGTGATTTTTGTGGCCAATCAGGCACAGCGCGAAATTGCTGAACAGTCAAAAGCTAGCCTTCAGGCTTCTGCTCGTTTTGAACAACCAATTGTGACAACGATTGAGGATGCCAAACCATTTTATGATGCAGAAGAATATCATCAAGATTTTTACAAAAAAGAACCTACGCGTGAAGCCTTAGAAATGGAACAACGCTTGGCATTTAAACAAAAAAATTGGCAAAAAAAATAAA includes these proteins:
- the msrA gene encoding peptide-methionine (S)-S-oxide reductase MsrA yields the protein MTKTIETAIFAGGCFWCMVEPFDSLPGIEKVRSGYTGGHTVNPTYEEVSSHTTGHTEAVKIWFDPEKLTYDELVTIYWEQTDPTDAMGQFQDRGDNYRPVIFVANQAQREIAEQSKASLQASARFEQPIVTTIEDAKPFYDAEEYHQDFYKKEPTREALEMEQRLAFKQKNWQKK